A single window of Candidatus Binatia bacterium DNA harbors:
- a CDS encoding wax ester/triacylglycerol synthase family O-acyltransferase, producing MTQYAYDHLTFLDNSFLILERENTPMHIAGTATYDAAPLTKEDGSIDIERIRAYIDSRMHLIPRYRQVLQSSWFHSAPIWVDYTHFNIHYHVRHTALPRPGDERQLKRLAARIMSQHLDRSKPLWEIWVVEGLDDGKRVAMISKIHHCMVDGVSSVDLLNVLLTPQPIDDFPEAQQFLPRPAPSELDLMLETAGQLARLPFEIGKNVTALATQIQDPLSDVRSRLRSLREMLGTGFGTSDTPLNQNVGPHRRFDWLKMSLKDIKNVKDRLGGTVNDIVLATVAGAVRRFLERRQVNCEMLDFRVMAPVSVRGESEQGALGNRVSGWIVPMPLGERDARRRLEHIRTTTSHLKEAKQAKTAEMLTQVGEWTPSTILSLASRMATRALPFNLVVTNVPGPQVPLYMLGARMHDNFGFVPLMDGLCLGIVLFSYAGSLCWGFTCDWDLLPDLHDFVLDIQESFEDLKAAMPPVDDADIAVSFPEPSPAETEASAGTKASRSKKQPPGPLEGPSTETRH from the coding sequence ATGACGCAGTACGCATACGACCACCTGACGTTTCTCGACAATTCCTTCCTCATCCTGGAGAGGGAAAACACGCCGATGCACATCGCCGGCACGGCCACTTACGACGCCGCGCCGCTGACGAAGGAAGACGGCAGCATCGACATCGAGCGCATCCGCGCCTACATCGACTCGCGCATGCACCTGATCCCGCGCTACCGCCAGGTGCTGCAGTCGAGCTGGTTCCACAGTGCGCCGATCTGGGTGGACTACACGCACTTCAACATCCACTACCACGTGCGCCACACCGCCCTTCCGAGGCCCGGCGACGAGCGCCAGCTCAAGCGCCTGGCCGCGCGCATCATGTCCCAGCACCTCGACCGCTCGAAGCCGCTCTGGGAGATCTGGGTCGTCGAAGGCCTCGACGACGGCAAGCGCGTCGCGATGATCAGCAAGATCCATCACTGCATGGTCGACGGCGTCTCCAGTGTCGATCTCCTGAACGTGCTGCTCACGCCGCAGCCGATCGACGATTTCCCCGAGGCCCAGCAGTTCCTGCCGCGCCCCGCTCCGAGCGAGCTCGACCTCATGCTGGAGACGGCCGGGCAGCTTGCGCGACTGCCGTTCGAGATCGGCAAGAACGTGACGGCCCTGGCCACGCAGATCCAGGACCCGCTGTCGGACGTAAGATCGCGCCTTCGCTCCTTGCGCGAGATGCTCGGAACCGGCTTCGGCACTTCCGATACCCCGCTCAACCAGAATGTCGGGCCGCACCGTCGCTTCGACTGGCTCAAGATGAGCCTCAAGGACATCAAGAACGTCAAGGACCGGCTCGGCGGCACGGTCAACGACATCGTGCTCGCGACCGTCGCGGGCGCCGTGCGCCGCTTCCTCGAAAGGCGGCAGGTGAACTGCGAAATGCTCGACTTCCGCGTCATGGCGCCGGTCAGCGTGCGCGGGGAAAGCGAGCAAGGCGCTCTCGGCAACCGCGTCTCGGGATGGATCGTGCCGATGCCGCTTGGCGAGCGCGATGCCAGGCGTCGCCTCGAGCACATCCGCACGACGACGTCGCACCTGAAGGAAGCCAAGCAGGCCAAGACGGCCGAGATGCTGACGCAGGTCGGCGAATGGACTCCGTCGACGATTCTCTCGCTCGCCTCGCGCATGGCCACGCGCGCGCTGCCGTTCAACCTCGTCGTGACGAACGTGCCGGGGCCGCAGGTGCCGCTGTACATGCTCGGCGCACGCATGCACGACAACTTCGGCTTCGTCCCGCTGATGGACGGCCTGTGCCTCGGCATCGTGCTGTTCAGCTATGCCGGATCGCTGTGCTGGGGATTCACGTGCGACTGGGATCTGCTGCCCGACCTCCACGATTTCGTGCTCGACATCCAGGAGTCGTTCGAGGACCTGAAGGCGGCGATGCCCCCGGTCGATGATGCCGACATCGCGGTGTCCTTCCCGGAGCCTTCTCCCGCCGAAACCGAGGCCTCAGCCGGGACGAAGGCCTCGCGCAGCAAAAAGCAGCCACCGGGACCGCTCGAAGGACCATCGACGGAAACGCGGCACTGA
- a CDS encoding molybdopterin-dependent oxidoreductase: MLHRLPPDIDADEDARRGLAAATRTVFRSCSLCEAACGLAFDVSGMPGRERIVSIRPDHDDVWSKGYVCPKGVAMGAVHHDPDRLRTPMRRTLSGDFEPIDWDTAFEMVASRLAAIRARYGSDAIASYFGNPVTHNHGALLMRHGFLKSIGTRNSYSAGSQDTSPRFAASYYLYGNSLVIPVPDIDRTDYFLCIGANPYVSQGSAMAGPDVKNRMRAIRQRGGKVVVVDPRRTETARDADEVVQIRPGGDAAFLLALVRLVLDAKGIPGDVLAMLDGWKEVGQRLSKLDVASAALHAGVEVDVLERIAHDFSIARKPVAYTRIGVCNNRYGTLATWAGDLLDIVTGRLGKIGGAMFPSPALDAATLAHTAGMDGHARWKSRVRGLPETVGDLPAACLAEEIETEGKGQVRALVTYAGNPVLSLPNGRRVKAAIERLDFMVSIDIYINETTQHADVILPPAWALAEDHIDTIVPMIAMRNVARWSAPVVAKTEDERADWEILHELSLRLGGGPFGIPAVDSAYRAGRRFGWNWDPTSTADLLLRLGPHGDRFLPWSKGLSMAKLRKATHGIDLGALEEGVARRIFHRNKKIHVGAPVFLQAFDELLDELAGRPNEGELLLIGRRDLRSNNSWMHNVPAMVSGKERCVLFVSPQDASRIGINDGDEAVLESRVHRGPVRVHVSDEMRPGVVSLPHGWGHAPSARWQRVAGAHAGVSANDWTDDAEVEGIVGQSILNGVAVRLTAALERA, translated from the coding sequence ATGCTTCACCGCCTGCCCCCCGACATCGACGCCGACGAGGATGCACGGCGCGGTCTTGCCGCCGCGACGCGCACCGTGTTCCGCAGCTGTTCTCTCTGCGAGGCCGCGTGCGGGCTCGCGTTCGACGTTTCGGGAATGCCGGGCCGCGAGCGCATCGTCTCGATACGGCCCGACCACGACGACGTCTGGTCGAAAGGCTACGTGTGCCCGAAAGGCGTCGCGATGGGCGCCGTCCACCACGACCCGGACCGCCTGCGCACGCCGATGCGCCGCACGCTGTCCGGCGACTTCGAGCCGATTGACTGGGACACCGCGTTCGAAATGGTCGCCTCTCGCCTCGCCGCGATCCGCGCCAGGTACGGCAGCGACGCGATCGCGAGCTACTTCGGCAACCCCGTCACGCACAACCACGGCGCGCTGCTGATGCGCCACGGCTTCCTCAAGTCGATCGGCACACGCAACTCCTACAGCGCAGGCTCCCAGGACACGAGCCCTCGCTTTGCCGCATCGTACTACCTGTACGGCAACTCGCTCGTGATTCCGGTGCCGGACATCGATCGCACCGATTACTTCCTGTGCATCGGCGCCAATCCGTACGTCTCTCAGGGCAGCGCGATGGCCGGCCCCGACGTCAAGAACCGCATGCGTGCGATCCGGCAGCGGGGCGGCAAGGTCGTCGTCGTCGATCCGCGTCGCACCGAAACCGCGCGCGACGCCGACGAGGTGGTGCAGATCCGGCCCGGCGGCGATGCCGCTTTCCTGCTCGCGCTCGTGCGCCTGGTTCTCGATGCCAAGGGCATTCCCGGCGACGTATTGGCGATGCTGGACGGGTGGAAAGAGGTCGGCCAGCGCCTTTCGAAGCTCGACGTCGCCTCTGCCGCGCTCCATGCCGGCGTAGAGGTCGACGTGCTCGAGCGCATCGCCCACGACTTCTCGATCGCGCGAAAGCCTGTGGCGTACACGCGCATCGGCGTCTGCAACAACCGCTACGGCACGCTCGCGACCTGGGCCGGCGACCTGCTCGACATCGTCACGGGGCGCCTCGGCAAGATCGGCGGCGCAATGTTCCCGAGCCCGGCGCTGGATGCAGCCACCCTCGCGCATACGGCCGGCATGGACGGCCACGCGCGCTGGAAGAGCCGCGTCCGCGGGCTGCCCGAGACTGTCGGCGACCTGCCGGCAGCGTGCCTTGCCGAAGAGATCGAGACCGAAGGTAAGGGACAGGTGCGCGCACTCGTGACGTACGCCGGTAATCCGGTGCTGTCGCTGCCGAACGGCCGGCGCGTCAAGGCCGCGATCGAGCGCCTCGACTTCATGGTGTCGATCGACATCTACATCAACGAGACGACGCAGCACGCCGACGTGATCCTGCCGCCGGCGTGGGCGCTGGCCGAGGACCACATCGACACGATCGTGCCGATGATCGCGATGCGCAACGTCGCGCGCTGGTCTGCGCCCGTCGTCGCGAAAACGGAAGACGAGCGTGCCGACTGGGAGATCCTTCACGAGCTGTCGCTGCGACTTGGCGGTGGGCCTTTCGGAATCCCGGCTGTCGATTCGGCGTATCGCGCCGGTCGCCGCTTCGGATGGAACTGGGACCCCACGTCGACGGCCGATCTTCTGCTCCGGCTCGGGCCCCACGGCGATCGCTTCCTGCCGTGGTCGAAAGGCCTCTCGATGGCAAAACTGCGCAAAGCCACGCACGGCATCGACCTCGGCGCGCTCGAGGAAGGCGTCGCGCGCCGCATCTTCCATCGAAACAAGAAGATCCACGTCGGTGCGCCGGTATTCCTCCAGGCTTTCGACGAGTTGCTCGACGAGCTTGCCGGCAGGCCGAACGAGGGCGAGCTGCTGCTGATCGGGAGGCGCGACCTGCGCAGCAACAATTCGTGGATGCACAACGTCCCGGCGATGGTATCGGGCAAGGAGCGCTGCGTGCTCTTCGTCAGCCCGCAGGACGCAAGCCGCATCGGCATCAACGACGGCGACGAAGCGGTGCTCGAAAGCCGCGTCCACCGCGGACCGGTACGCGTGCACGTCAGCGACGAGATGCGTCCCGGTGTCGTGAGCCTGCCGCACGGATGGGGTCACGCGCCGTCTGCCCGATGGCAGCGGGTGGCCGGCGCTCACGCCGGCGTCTCGGCCAACGACTGGACCGACGATGCCGAGGTCGAGGGTATCGTCGGTCAGTCCATTCTGAATGGCGTTGCGGTACGGCTGACCGCGGCGCTGGAGCGCGCCTGA
- a CDS encoding CoA transferase, protein MAALDGIRIVDLTQWEAGTSCTQLLAWLGADVIKVEPPGGEPGRRMISERPDADAIYFLLFNSNKRSVTLDLKQPRGREIFARLVAGADVVVDNYANGVMEELGLGYDALKAIKPDIIHASCKGFGSWGPWADFKSFDMIGQATGGVLAVTGTPETPPLKPGVTFGDSGAGVHLGMAILAAYIEKLRTGRGQYVEVSMQDAMFNFSRSALVAHYLTGGMPAMRYGNRMGLLCPTDLYPTKGGAPNDWIYLMVTTTRMWHALLDTIGRGDLKGSDDYELQRERGNHWDEVSEMISGWTRRHDKFEAMRLLGEAGVPCGAVLDSADLFANEHLRARGMIAEVEHPVRGTFTMPGMPIKMGGAAEVAFEASPLLGQHTGEVLREIGVGEGELEELHLAGIV, encoded by the coding sequence ATGGCAGCACTGGACGGAATCCGCATCGTCGACCTCACGCAGTGGGAAGCGGGCACCTCGTGCACGCAGCTTCTTGCCTGGCTCGGCGCCGACGTCATCAAGGTCGAACCGCCCGGCGGCGAGCCAGGCCGCAGGATGATCTCCGAGCGTCCCGACGCCGACGCGATCTACTTCCTGCTGTTCAATTCGAACAAGCGCTCGGTGACGCTCGACCTCAAGCAGCCGCGGGGGCGCGAGATCTTTGCGCGCCTGGTCGCCGGCGCCGACGTCGTCGTCGACAACTACGCCAACGGCGTGATGGAAGAGCTCGGCCTCGGGTACGACGCGCTGAAGGCGATCAAGCCCGACATCATCCACGCCTCGTGCAAGGGCTTTGGTTCGTGGGGGCCGTGGGCCGACTTCAAGAGCTTCGACATGATCGGGCAGGCCACCGGCGGAGTGCTCGCCGTGACCGGCACTCCCGAGACTCCGCCGCTGAAGCCCGGCGTGACGTTCGGCGACAGCGGGGCCGGCGTGCACCTCGGCATGGCGATCCTCGCGGCATACATCGAAAAGCTGCGCACCGGCCGCGGCCAGTACGTCGAAGTCTCGATGCAGGACGCGATGTTCAATTTTTCGCGCTCGGCGCTGGTCGCGCACTACCTGACGGGCGGAATGCCGGCGATGCGCTACGGCAACCGCATGGGCCTTCTGTGTCCTACCGACCTTTACCCGACCAAAGGCGGAGCACCGAACGACTGGATCTACCTCATGGTCACGACCACGCGCATGTGGCACGCGCTGCTCGACACCATCGGTCGCGGCGACCTCAAGGGCAGCGACGACTACGAGCTGCAGAGGGAGCGCGGCAATCACTGGGACGAAGTCAGCGAGATGATATCCGGCTGGACGCGGCGCCACGACAAGTTCGAGGCGATGCGCCTGCTCGGCGAGGCCGGCGTGCCGTGCGGCGCCGTGCTCGATTCGGCCGACCTGTTCGCCAACGAGCACCTGCGCGCGCGCGGCATGATCGCCGAGGTCGAGCATCCGGTGCGCGGAACTTTCACGATGCCGGGCATGCCGATCAAGATGGGTGGGGCCGCCGAAGTTGCATTCGAGGCTTCGCCGCTGCTCGGGCAGCATACCGGCGAAGTATTGCGGGAAATCGGCGTCGGTGAGGGCGAGCTCGAGGAGCTTCACCTCGCCGGTATCGTCTGA
- a CDS encoding citrate synthase 2, translating to MASDYSPGLEGVIAFETEIAEPDKDGGALRYRGVDIEDLAGHVTFGNVWALLVDGKFGPGLPPAEPFPIPVHTGDVRVDVQAALAMLAPVWGYRALLDISDEEAREQLARAAVMALSYAAQSARGLSTPAVPQSRIDQCHTIVERFMVRWRGEPDPAHTKAVDAYFVSAAEHGMNASTFTAQVIASTGADVAAAMSGAIGAMSGPLHGGAPARVLPMIQEVERTGDAKKVVTDILDRHDRLMGFGHRVYRAEDPRARVLRRTCKELDSPRFEAAQALEQAALEELRERRPDRPIETNVEFWAAVILDFAEVPPHMMPAMFTCARTAGWSAHIMEQKKTGRLVRPSARYVGPEPRKPEDVEGWSNIVHD from the coding sequence ATGGCAAGCGACTACAGCCCGGGCCTCGAAGGCGTCATCGCGTTCGAGACCGAGATCGCCGAACCCGACAAGGACGGCGGCGCACTGCGCTACCGCGGCGTCGACATCGAGGATCTCGCCGGGCACGTCACGTTCGGCAACGTCTGGGCGTTGCTGGTCGACGGCAAGTTCGGCCCCGGCCTGCCGCCGGCCGAGCCGTTCCCGATCCCGGTGCACACCGGCGACGTCCGCGTCGACGTGCAAGCAGCGCTCGCGATGCTCGCGCCGGTCTGGGGATACCGCGCCCTGCTTGACATCAGTGACGAAGAGGCCCGTGAGCAGCTCGCCCGTGCGGCCGTCATGGCGCTGTCCTACGCGGCACAGTCCGCCCGCGGGCTGTCGACGCCGGCCGTGCCGCAGTCGCGCATCGACCAGTGCCATACAATCGTCGAACGCTTCATGGTCCGCTGGCGCGGCGAGCCCGACCCGGCGCACACGAAGGCGGTCGACGCCTACTTCGTGTCCGCCGCTGAGCACGGCATGAACGCCTCGACCTTCACTGCCCAGGTCATCGCGTCCACCGGCGCCGACGTCGCGGCCGCGATGTCCGGTGCGATCGGCGCCATGAGCGGCCCGCTGCACGGCGGCGCTCCGGCCCGCGTGCTACCCATGATCCAGGAGGTCGAGAGGACCGGCGACGCCAAGAAGGTCGTCACCGACATTCTCGACCGTCACGACCGTTTGATGGGCTTCGGGCACCGCGTCTACCGTGCCGAGGACCCCCGCGCTCGCGTGCTGCGCCGCACGTGCAAAGAGCTCGACTCGCCGCGCTTCGAGGCCGCGCAGGCGCTCGAGCAGGCGGCGCTGGAGGAGTTGCGTGAGCGGCGTCCCGACCGTCCGATCGAGACGAACGTCGAGTTCTGGGCCGCGGTCATTCTGGACTTCGCCGAGGTGCCGCCGCACATGATGCCGGCGATGTTCACCTGCGCCCGGACGGCCGGTTGGTCGGCGCACATCATGGAACAGAAGAAGACCGGCCGACTCGTCCGCCCGTCCGCGCGGTACGTCGGTCCCGAGCCGCGCAAGCCGGAGGACGTCGAGGGCTGGTCGAACATCGTCCATGACTGA